From a region of the Panicum virgatum strain AP13 chromosome 2K, P.virgatum_v5, whole genome shotgun sequence genome:
- the LOC120684618 gene encoding protein LITTLE ZIPPER 1-like isoform X1, producing MRWDRSIFIYSLKALGTLHLQVTEHHGIYLSRSKHTASGNMCSGSWSTKRCPSLVVFNLKRQQQKTKPHVSVAIRRRRRRLRLRRSRAGAEAMEMVNLKLYLENRCIIAENERLREKASALRRENLALRQNLSKTAAEAELPAAGAGAGAA from the exons ATGAGATGGGATCGATCCATCTTTATATATAGCCTTAAAGCTCTCGGAACACTTCATCTGCAAGTCACTGAGCACCACGGAATCTATCTATCTAGGAGCAAGCACACAGCATCCGGCAACATGTGCTCCGGGTCCTGGAGCACCAAGAGATGCCCATCCCTTGTCGTCTTCAACCTCAagcggcagcagcagaagaCGAAGCCCCATGTCTCGGTTGCcatcaggaggaggaggaggag GTTGAGGCTGAGGAGGTCGAGAGCCGGAGCAGAGGCCATGGAGATGGTGAACCTGAAGCTCTACCTGGagaaccggtgcatcatcgccGAGAACGAGAGGCTCCGGGAGAAGGCCAGCGCGCTCCGCCGCGAGAACCTCGCCCTGCGCCAGAACCTGTCCAAGACGGCGGCCGAGGCCGAGCTGCCGGCGGCAGGAGCGGGAGCTGGAGCTGCGTGA
- the LOC120684594 gene encoding probable sodium/metabolite cotransporter BASS5, chloroplastic isoform X1: MAPAGAGAAVLRRAHIAGVHSLTGRRQAGADRVSMLPPAIPPLPPLVSWRQGVEQGSGVVARRRLWANASGSFEQNNTWEESVLPSQVLEESKKDFLKILKSANTVIPHVVLGSTILALVYPPSFTWFTTRYYAPALGFLMFAVGVNSSIEDFIEAIKRPDAIAVGYIGQFIIKPLLGFLFGTLAVTVLNLPTALGAGIMLVSCVSGAQLSNYATFLTDPHMAPLSIVMTSLSTATAVFVTPTLSYFLIGQKLPVDVKGMMSSIVQIVVAPIAAGLLLNRFLPKLCAAIQPFLPPLSVFVTALCVGSPLAINIRAVLSPFGLSIVLLLFAFHTSSFVAGYHLAGTWFHKSADVKAVQRTISFETGMQSSLLALALANKFFPDPLVGVPPAISVVLMSLMGFALVMVWSKKTKT; this comes from the exons AtggcccccgccggcgccggcgcagccgTCCTGAGGCGGGCCCACATCGCCGGCGTCCACTCGTTGACCGGCCGCCGGCAGGCGGGGGCGGACCGCGTCTCGATGCTCCCTCCTGCgatcccgccgctgccgccgctcgtcTCATGGCGACAGGGCGTAG AGCAGGGATCTGGAGTGGTTGCTAGGAGGCGCCTCTGGGCGAATGCGAGTGGTTCCTTCGAGCAGAATAACACTTGGGAGGAATCGGTATTGCCTTCACAG GTATTGGAGGAGAGTAAAAAAGATTTCCTCAAGATCCTGAAGAGTGCCAACACCGTTATTCCCCATGTAGTGCTAGGGAGCACAATTCTGGCTCTGGTGTACCCACCTTCTTTTACATGGTTCACAACCAG GTATTATGCACCAGCTTTGGGATTCTTGATGTTTGCTGTTGGTGTGAACTCAAGCATCGAGGATTTTATCGAAGCAATAAAAAGGCCAGATGCCATTGCTGTCGGTTATATCGGACAGTTCATCATCAAGCCTTTGCTTGGATTCCTTTTCGGCACTCTTGCAGTTACAGTTCTTAATCTTCCAACTGCTCTAG GTGCTGGTATCATGTTAGTTTCATGTGTGAGCGGAGCACAGCTTTCAAACTATGCAACTTTCCTAACAGATCCACATATGGCTCCTCTCAGCATTGTTATGACATCATTGTCAACAGCTACTGCAGTTTTTGTCACCCCAACATTATCTTACTTTCTTATTGGCCAGAAATTACCTGTAGATGTCAAAGGGATGATGTCCAGCATTGTTCAAATTGTTGTTGCTCCAATTGCAGCTGGATTGCTACTGAATAG ATTCCTTCCAAAGCTCTGTGCAGCTATTCAGCCATTTCTCCCTCCGTTGTCAGTATTTGTCACTGCTTTGTGTGTTGGCTCACCATTGGCTATAAATATTAGAGCTGTTTTGTCTCCATTTGGATTATCCATCGTGCTGCTCCTTTTTGCGTTCCATACCTCATCTTTTGTAGCTGGTTATCACCTTGCTGGTACTTGGTTTCACAAGTCAGCCGATGTGAAGGCAGTACAAAGAACAATATCTTTTGAGACAG GAATGCAAAGTAGCCTTCTTGCTCTTGCTTTAGCAAACAAGTTTTTCCCAGATCCACTAGTGGGTGTGCCTCCAGCCATATCG GTTGTGCTGATGTCCTTAATGGGCTTTGCTCTCGTGATGGTATGGTCCAAGAAAACAAAAACGTAG
- the LOC120684587 gene encoding pentatricopeptide repeat-containing protein At2g36980, mitochondrial-like yields the protein MSLSPQAASRAAARVAEHGGGGGGRPFAGLAAATSRIASLGRAGDAAAARAVFDAMPRRDAVAWNAMLTAYARAGRPRDALAFFARAPAPDAFSLTAALSAAAALRCHAAGAQLHARLLRLGLRAPLPVGNALVAMYAKCARADDAERAFREMYDRNALSWCSLLHAYVASGHLRLAQELFDEMPNRNNVAWNTLLMGYSRSGNARQCLILFRKMQMAGLTCDDATLCILVDACTELAHPSTGFAVHKIVVQSGWDAMAEVSNSLISLYTKFSLLDDAVRIFESMEVRTIVSWNSLIDAYMKLGYMEQAASLFQTVPEPNVISWTAMIGGLARNGCADEALRLFVEMLAHDHIRPDDFTFGAVLHACATSVSLASGRTVHGRLVQTGFASYLYVANSLMDMYVKCGDVESASNVFNCIFGKDLVSWNTMLFGFAINGWANEALMVYDSMKSHEFCPDEVTFAGLLTACSHSGLLEQGKMFFESMVSVHGIQPKPEHLSCILDMYARSGDITKAIEILNHCSETVQTHSSDIHEALLSACSSEYLNASVARKVVKDMVRTEPARDAGYVMLSNLFCASGQWSEAERVRRAMAEHSVKKSPGCSWIEVKGAVRVFVSGAQDHPDHTGFVCDVLRLLDGEMRNITHCDVQSS from the coding sequence ATGAGCCTAAGCCCACAGGCAGCTAGTCGTGCCGCTGCACGGGTAGCagagcatggcggcggcggcggcggtaggcccttcgccggcctcgccgccgccacctcccggaTCGCCTCCCTCGGGCGCGcgggcgacgccgccgcggcgcgcgccgtgTTCGACGCGATGCCGCGGCGCGACGCGGTGGCCTGGAACGCGATGCTCACCGCctacgcgcgcgccggccggccccgcgACGCGCTCGCGTTCTTcgcccgcgcgcccgcgcccgacGCGTTCTCGCTCACCGCCGCGCtctccgcggccgcggcgctccGGTGCCACGCAGCCGGCGCGCAGCTCCACGCCCGGCTCCTCCGCCTCGGCCTGCGGGCGCCGCTCCCCGTGGGCAACGCGCTCGTCGCCATGTACGCCAAGTGCGCCCGCGCCGACGACGCTGAGCGTGCCTTCCGGGAGATGTACGACCGCAATGCGCTGTCCTGGTGCTCGCTCCTGCACGCCTATGTCGCTTCAGGCCACTTGAGGCTCGCGCAGGAGCTGTTTGATGAAATGCCTAACAGAAACAACGTCGCCTGGAACACGTTGCTTATGGGGTATTCACGCAGTGGCAATGCCAGACAATGCCTGATTCTCTTCAGAAAGATGCAGATGGCGGGGCTTACCTGTGATGATGCAACACTCTGCATTCTTGTTGATGCTTGCACCGAGCTAGCCCACCCATCTACCGGCTTTGCAGTTCACAAGATTGTAGTGCAGAGTGGATGGGATGCAATGGCCGAGGTCAGTAACTCCCTGATTTCCTTGTACACTAAGTTCAGCTTGCTCGACGACGCTGTGCGAATTTTTGAGTCCATGGAGGTGCGGACAATTGTGTCATGGAATTCACTGATTGATGCTTACATGAAGCTTGGCTACATGGAGCAAGCTGCTTCTCTCTTTCAAACTGTACCCGAGCCAAATGTTATCTCATGGACCGCAATGATTGGAGGACTTGCAAGGAATGGCTGTGCTGATGAAGCCCTCAGACTATTTGTTGAGATGTTGGCACATGATCATATTCGTCCAGACGATTTCACATTTGGGGCTGTGCTTCATGCTTGTGCTACTTCTGTGTCTCTTGCAAGTGGAAGGACGGTCCATGGTAGATTGGTCCAAACTGGGTTTGCATCCTACCTGTACGTAGCGAACAGCTTGATGGACATGTATGTCAAGTGCGGGGATGTGGAGAGTGCAAGCAATGTGTTCAATTGCATCTTTGGCAAGGACCTGGTCTCATGGAACACAATGTTGTTCGGATTTGCGATAAATGGATGGGCCAATGAAGCACTGATGGTGTACGACAGCATGAAATCCCATGAATTCTGCCCCGATGAGGTCACATTTGCAGGCTTGCTCACAGCTTGTAGCCACTCTGGCCTTCTGGAGCAAGGGAAAATGTTCTTCGAGTCGATGGTGTCTGTTCATGGAATTCAGCCAAAGCCAGAGCATCTGTCTTGCATTCTTGACATGTATGCTAGGTCAGGGGACATCACAAAGGCCATTGAGATTCTCAATCATTGTTCAGAAACGGTTCAGACTCATAGCAGCGACATACATGAAGCTCTGCTTAGCGCGTGCTCGTCGGAGTACCTGAATGCCAGTGTTGCCAGGAAGGTGGTGAAAGACATGGTGAGGACCGAGCCTGCAAGAGATGCAGGCTATGTCATGCTGTCCAACTTGTTCTGCGCCAGCGGGCAATGGAGCGAGGCCGAGAGGGTGAGAAGAGCAATGGCTGAGCACAGCGTCAAGAAGTCCCCTGGCTGCAGCTGGATCGAGGTGAAAGGTGCTGTTAGGGTATTTGTATCAGGTGCGCAAGATCACCCTGATCATACAGGTTTTGTATGCGATGTTCTTCGCCTATTAGATGGGGAGATGAGAAACATCACGCATTGTGACGTGCAATCATCATAG
- the LOC120684556 gene encoding uncharacterized protein LOC120684556, protein MEVAYSSSLTSPYRMSTSNLVFPGGGGLNTGAYRPRVRVRHSGSSRTPARQPLAPFCSPVQYAPLWSLDWPNWKAATCRQSRGKARGGHLHIHSFNCYLWCAQARSNPR, encoded by the exons ATGGAGGTCGCATACTCCTCCTCGCTCACCTCTCCGTACCGA ATGTCGACATCAAATCTGGTTTTTCCTGGTGGCGGTGGCCTCAATACTGGTGCCTACAGACCTCGCGTCCGAGTCCGTCACTCCGGCTCTTCCCGCACCCCTGCCCGGCAGCCCCTTGCTCCGTTCTGCTCGCCTGTCCAAT ATGCGCCACTCTGGAGTCTGGACTGGCCAAACTGGAAGGCAGCGACTTGTCGGCAGAGTAGAGGCAAGGCAAGAGGAGGCCATCTTCACATCCACTCCTTCAACTGCTACCTGTG GTGTGCTCAAGCACGCAGCAATCCCAGGTGA
- the LOC120684594 gene encoding probable sodium/metabolite cotransporter BASS5, chloroplastic isoform X2, with product MATGQQGSGVVARRRLWANASGSFEQNNTWEESVLPSQVLEESKKDFLKILKSANTVIPHVVLGSTILALVYPPSFTWFTTRYYAPALGFLMFAVGVNSSIEDFIEAIKRPDAIAVGYIGQFIIKPLLGFLFGTLAVTVLNLPTALGAGIMLVSCVSGAQLSNYATFLTDPHMAPLSIVMTSLSTATAVFVTPTLSYFLIGQKLPVDVKGMMSSIVQIVVAPIAAGLLLNRFLPKLCAAIQPFLPPLSVFVTALCVGSPLAINIRAVLSPFGLSIVLLLFAFHTSSFVAGYHLAGTWFHKSADVKAVQRTISFETGMQSSLLALALANKFFPDPLVGVPPAISVVLMSLMGFALVMVWSKKTKT from the exons ATGGCGACAGGGC AGCAGGGATCTGGAGTGGTTGCTAGGAGGCGCCTCTGGGCGAATGCGAGTGGTTCCTTCGAGCAGAATAACACTTGGGAGGAATCGGTATTGCCTTCACAG GTATTGGAGGAGAGTAAAAAAGATTTCCTCAAGATCCTGAAGAGTGCCAACACCGTTATTCCCCATGTAGTGCTAGGGAGCACAATTCTGGCTCTGGTGTACCCACCTTCTTTTACATGGTTCACAACCAG GTATTATGCACCAGCTTTGGGATTCTTGATGTTTGCTGTTGGTGTGAACTCAAGCATCGAGGATTTTATCGAAGCAATAAAAAGGCCAGATGCCATTGCTGTCGGTTATATCGGACAGTTCATCATCAAGCCTTTGCTTGGATTCCTTTTCGGCACTCTTGCAGTTACAGTTCTTAATCTTCCAACTGCTCTAG GTGCTGGTATCATGTTAGTTTCATGTGTGAGCGGAGCACAGCTTTCAAACTATGCAACTTTCCTAACAGATCCACATATGGCTCCTCTCAGCATTGTTATGACATCATTGTCAACAGCTACTGCAGTTTTTGTCACCCCAACATTATCTTACTTTCTTATTGGCCAGAAATTACCTGTAGATGTCAAAGGGATGATGTCCAGCATTGTTCAAATTGTTGTTGCTCCAATTGCAGCTGGATTGCTACTGAATAG ATTCCTTCCAAAGCTCTGTGCAGCTATTCAGCCATTTCTCCCTCCGTTGTCAGTATTTGTCACTGCTTTGTGTGTTGGCTCACCATTGGCTATAAATATTAGAGCTGTTTTGTCTCCATTTGGATTATCCATCGTGCTGCTCCTTTTTGCGTTCCATACCTCATCTTTTGTAGCTGGTTATCACCTTGCTGGTACTTGGTTTCACAAGTCAGCCGATGTGAAGGCAGTACAAAGAACAATATCTTTTGAGACAG GAATGCAAAGTAGCCTTCTTGCTCTTGCTTTAGCAAACAAGTTTTTCCCAGATCCACTAGTGGGTGTGCCTCCAGCCATATCG GTTGTGCTGATGTCCTTAATGGGCTTTGCTCTCGTGATGGTATGGTCCAAGAAAACAAAAACGTAG
- the LOC120684606 gene encoding ycf49-like protein — MASLRLVAALAPSPSPPPPPPRRDPRRPPPSAVRLKSGVALAAAAAAAAAVAAAASPPALAALSEPANALSLPTWAVHVSSVAEWVTAMWLVWDYGERTGIKGWKGLSWGMVPLLGGAMCACTWHFFYNSESLEVLVALQGALTVIGNLTMCIAAYRIFKASQEGSKTS; from the exons ATGGCGTCCCTCCGGCTCGTGGCGGCGCTAGCgccctctccttctcctccgccgccgccacctcgacgTGACCCGCGGagaccgccgccgtccgcggtcCGCCTGAAGAGCGGCgtggccctggcggcggcggcggctgctgctgctgccgtggccgccgccgcctcgccaccgGCGCTCGCCGCGCTGTCCGAGCCGGCGAACGCGCTCTCACTGCCCACCTGGGCCGTCCACGTCTCCAGCGTCGCCGAGTG GGTGACGGCGATGTGGCTTGTTTGGGACTACGGGGAGAGGACGGGGATCAAGGGCTGGAAGGGCCTCTCTTGGGGGATG GTACCACTTCTTGGTGGAGCGATGTGCGCCTGCACATGGCATTTCTTCTACAATTCAGAGTCTCTTGAA GTCCTTGTTGCTCTCCAAGGTGCTCTGACGGTGATTGGTAACTTAACAATGTGTATTGCTGCATACCGCATCTTCAAAGCGTCCCAGGAAGGCTCTAAAACTTCATAG
- the LOC120695440 gene encoding bZIP transcription factor 29-like: MDEDRSADPARRARLRSPPGGQQPQAPRAPALPMDLSSQYQRRFAPPLFLPPMAPRLVPGSGFSAFSNYQGPPALAPPPAGGSHLARSLPKAPFFSTESLAPLPYSADPAAGVSAEAGAAVPRSAPSLGSEQQGPSASGLPPRGAGHRRSRSDFIIGFSLQNQLPLPVLPAAEGFSKSADAAALQELFRSYRDPKSLSGLGSSGDGPGEGNSHLGNQMSSQRAWSPADSSDNEAESWATGGGGGPSISHPRHCRSLSVDSIMGNLNFGALGQVSPTLLPPSTASGAGAGVPRTGSGPSGSAAAVATSELANGEFTESEMRKIMANERLAELALADPKRVKRILANRISAAKSKERKVKYMGELERRVHVLQMETSTLSSKAALSQRECEALKVQNNEMRIMLQALEQQAQLKDALNQALSAEVQRLKQAAGEATDAHAPNGSYHHMHRQILEQKLLQLQKQPSEAQKAQQQQQPQESEQFKAQQKQWNH; the protein is encoded by the exons atggacgaGGACCGGAGCGCCgatcccgcgcgccgcgcccgcctccgctcgccgccgggcgGGCAGCAGCCCCAGGCCCCGCGCGCCCCCGCGCTCCCCATGGATCTCTCCTCCCAGTACCAGCGCcgcttcgcgccgccgctcttCCTCCCGCCGATGGCGCCCCGCCTGGTGCCCGGCTCCGGCTTCTCGGCCTTCAGCAACTACCAGGGCCCGCCGGCGCTCGCTCCCCCGCCGGCAGGAGGATCGCATCTCGCCCGGTCGCTCCCAAAGGCGCCGTTTTTCTCAACGGAATCACTGGCTCCGCTCCCGTACTCCGCCGATCCGGCCGCGGGTGTGAGTGcggaggcgggcgcggcggtCCCGCGTTCCGCGCCGTCGCTGGGCTCCGAGCAGCAGGGGCCGTCGGCGTCCGGCCTGCCGCCGCGTGGGGCGGGGCACCGGCGGTCCCGTAGCGATTTCATCATCGGGTTCTCGCTCCAGAACCAGCTACCCCTGCCGGTGCTGCCTGCGGCCGAGGGGTTCAGCAAGtcggcggacgccgccgccctccaggaGCTCTTCCGCTCGTACAGGGATCCGAAGAGCTTGAGTGGGCTCGGCTCCTCCGGGGATGGCCCCGGTGAGGGGAACAGCCACCTGGGCAACCAAATGAGCAGCCAGCGCGCGTGGAGCCCTGCTGACAGCAGCGACAACGAGGCCGAGAGCTGGGCTACCGGTGGTGGCGGAGGCCCCAGCATTAGCCATCCTCGGCATTGCCGCAGCTTGTCGGTGGACAGCATCATGGGGAACCTCAACTTTGGAGCCCTGGGACAGGTGTCGCCGACACTGCTGCCGCCGTCTACGGCGtcaggcgccggcgccggcgtcccgCGCACTGGAAGTGGCCCCTCTGGGAGTGCCGCTGCAGTCGCTACTTCTGAGCTTGCAAATGGGGAATTCACCGAGTCTGAGATGAGAAAGATCATGGCCAACGAACGCCTCGCTGAGCTCGCGCTGGCTGATCCTAAGAGGGTCAAGag GATTTTAGCTAATCGGATCTCTGCTGCAAAGTCGAAGGAGCGCAAGGTGAAGTACATGGGTGAGCTTGAGCGTAGAGTTCATGTGCTGCAGATGGAGACCAGTACATTATCTTCAAAAGCAGCGTTGTCGCAG AGGGAATGTGAAGCACTTAAAGTTCAGAACAATGAGATGAGGATCATGTTGCAAGCGCTGGAGCAGCAAGCACAGCTGAAAGATG CTCTGAATCAAGCACTGAGTGCTGAAGTGCAGCGCCTGAAACAAGCTGCTGGCGAGGCGACTGATGCTCATGCGCCGAACGGGTCATACCATCATATGCACCGCCAGATTCTTGAACAGAAGCTGCTGCAACTACAGAAGCAGCCATCGGAGGCCCAGAaggctcagcagcagcagcagccacaggAATCAGAGCAGTTCAAGGCtcagcagaagcagtggaaCCATTAG
- the LOC120684618 gene encoding protein LITTLE ZIPPER 1-like isoform X2 yields MRWDRSIFIYSLKALGTLHLQVTEHHGIYLSRSKHTASGNMCSGSWSTKRCPSLVVFNLKRQQQKTKPHVSVAIRRRRLRLRRSRAGAEAMEMVNLKLYLENRCIIAENERLREKASALRRENLALRQNLSKTAAEAELPAAGAGAGAA; encoded by the exons ATGAGATGGGATCGATCCATCTTTATATATAGCCTTAAAGCTCTCGGAACACTTCATCTGCAAGTCACTGAGCACCACGGAATCTATCTATCTAGGAGCAAGCACACAGCATCCGGCAACATGTGCTCCGGGTCCTGGAGCACCAAGAGATGCCCATCCCTTGTCGTCTTCAACCTCAagcggcagcagcagaagaCGAAGCCCCATGTCTCGGTTGCcatcaggaggaggag GTTGAGGCTGAGGAGGTCGAGAGCCGGAGCAGAGGCCATGGAGATGGTGAACCTGAAGCTCTACCTGGagaaccggtgcatcatcgccGAGAACGAGAGGCTCCGGGAGAAGGCCAGCGCGCTCCGCCGCGAGAACCTCGCCCTGCGCCAGAACCTGTCCAAGACGGCGGCCGAGGCCGAGCTGCCGGCGGCAGGAGCGGGAGCTGGAGCTGCGTGA